Proteins found in one Terribacillus sp. DMT04 genomic segment:
- a CDS encoding peptidoglycan-binding protein produces MFGPNTRQAVINFQRNNGLGVDGIVGPETWNKLF; encoded by the coding sequence ATTTTCGGTCCGAACACACGACAGGCGGTTATTAATTTTCAGCGCAATAATGGACTTGGTGTCGATGGCATCGTTGGTCCGGAAACGTGGAATAAATTATTCTGA
- the mutL gene encoding DNA mismatch repair endonuclease MutL encodes MAIQLMPDVLANKIAAGEVVERPASVVKELVENSIDAGSTVIKVAIKEAGLTEICIVDNGAGMEADDVERAFFRHATSKIRNENDLFHVRTLGFRGEALASIAAVSQLEIKTSTGEDAGVKLALEGGIIKERGKCDARKGTEITVRHLFFNTPARLKYMKTIHTELGHVSEVINRMALAHPEIRFELTHNDKPLFQSTGRGEMLQIVAQIYGNSVAKKMVNASHETLDYQLEVLAAKPEINRASRQYVSFIVNGRYIRNPILAKAVMQAYHTLLPIGRFPLAVISIKMDPILVDVNVHPAKLEVRFSKEKELFDAVEQLVSKALRQQRLIPEAATPKPKKPQEKSEQQSFTFFETKPNREPQPEKWFFDEVKETAPPIITEQPAQQPQPNDGFWTEPAYSPGTVSEDTITEETIEPEQEPAYAVPVMYPIGQHHGTYILAENEEGLFLVDQHAAQERIKYEYFRDKIGDVEKELQELLIPLTFDFTKQEALIVEQYQTELEAVGLFFESFGGSTYIVRSHPQWFPKGFEEEVIREIVEQVMQESKVDIHKLREEAAIMMSCKRSIKANHHLNYDDMFHLLEELRTSQDPFTCPHGRPIIIRFTSYELEKLFKRVQ; translated from the coding sequence ATGGCGATTCAATTGATGCCGGATGTTTTAGCAAATAAAATAGCAGCTGGAGAAGTAGTTGAACGGCCGGCTTCTGTCGTCAAGGAACTGGTTGAAAACAGTATTGATGCCGGAAGTACGGTAATTAAAGTAGCTATTAAAGAAGCTGGACTGACCGAGATTTGTATTGTTGACAATGGTGCTGGCATGGAAGCAGATGACGTGGAGCGTGCTTTCTTCCGTCATGCCACGAGTAAAATTCGTAATGAAAATGATTTATTTCATGTACGAACACTCGGATTTCGCGGCGAGGCTCTCGCCAGTATCGCTGCGGTAAGTCAGCTCGAGATAAAGACGAGTACTGGAGAAGATGCGGGCGTGAAGCTAGCTTTAGAAGGCGGCATCATAAAGGAACGAGGCAAATGCGATGCGCGTAAAGGGACGGAAATTACCGTACGTCATTTGTTTTTTAATACACCTGCCCGCTTAAAATATATGAAAACCATCCATACTGAGCTTGGTCATGTATCAGAAGTGATTAATCGGATGGCATTAGCTCATCCGGAAATCCGCTTTGAACTGACGCATAATGACAAGCCGCTGTTTCAATCGACTGGCCGCGGTGAAATGCTGCAAATTGTTGCACAGATTTACGGCAACTCGGTCGCTAAGAAAATGGTCAACGCTTCGCATGAAACATTGGATTATCAGTTAGAGGTGTTAGCGGCAAAACCAGAAATTAACCGGGCGTCCCGGCAATATGTATCATTTATCGTGAACGGCAGATATATTCGCAATCCTATTTTAGCTAAAGCTGTCATGCAGGCGTATCATACGCTGCTGCCAATCGGAAGATTTCCGCTTGCGGTGATTTCGATTAAGATGGATCCAATTCTTGTTGATGTTAACGTGCATCCCGCAAAACTGGAGGTACGTTTCAGCAAGGAGAAGGAATTATTTGATGCCGTGGAACAGCTTGTTAGCAAAGCATTGCGGCAGCAGCGACTTATCCCGGAAGCGGCAACACCGAAACCGAAAAAGCCACAGGAAAAAAGTGAACAGCAAAGCTTCACATTTTTTGAAACGAAACCAAATAGAGAGCCGCAGCCTGAAAAGTGGTTTTTTGATGAAGTAAAAGAGACAGCGCCGCCGATTATTACGGAACAGCCCGCACAGCAACCGCAGCCTAACGATGGTTTTTGGACGGAACCAGCGTACAGTCCAGGAACAGTTTCCGAAGATACGATTACGGAAGAAACGATTGAGCCGGAGCAAGAGCCAGCATATGCAGTGCCGGTGATGTATCCGATTGGACAGCATCACGGCACGTACATCTTGGCAGAAAATGAAGAAGGACTGTTTCTAGTCGACCAGCATGCTGCACAAGAGCGGATTAAATACGAATACTTTAGAGATAAAATAGGCGATGTAGAAAAAGAGCTTCAGGAGCTGCTTATTCCGCTGACGTTTGATTTCACCAAACAAGAGGCACTAATCGTCGAACAATATCAAACAGAATTAGAAGCGGTTGGGCTATTCTTTGAATCTTTCGGCGGCAGTACGTACATTGTGCGCTCCCACCCGCAATGGTTCCCGAAAGGTTTTGAGGAAGAAGTTATTCGTGAAATCGTCGAGCAGGTCATGCAGGAGAGTAAAGTTGATATTCATAAATTACGAGAAGAAGCGGCCATTATGATGTCTTGCAAGCGATCAATCAAAGCGAACCATCATCTGAACTATGATGATATGTTTCATTTGCTGGAAGAGCTTCGTACATCACAAGATCCGTTTACTTGCCCGCATGGCCGGCCGATTATTATCCGTTTTACTTCCTATGAGCTGGAGAAGCTGTTTAAGCGCGTGCAATAA